The Chryseobacterium suipulveris genome window below encodes:
- a CDS encoding tetracycline-inactivating monooxygenase Tet(X2) yields MTMRIDTDKQMNLLSDKNVAIIGGGPVGLTMAKLLQQNGIDVSVYERDNDREARIFGGTLDLHKGSGQEAMKKAGLLQTYYDLALPMGVNIADEKGNILSTKNVKPENRFDNPEINRNDLRAILLNSLENDTVIWDRKLVMLEPGKKKWTLTFENKPSETADLVILANGGMSKVRKFVTDTEVEETGTFNIQADIHQPEINCPGFFQLCNGNRLMASHQGNLLFANPNNNGALHFGISFKTPDEWKNQTQVDFQNRNSVVDFLLKEFSDWDERYKELIHTTLSFVGLATRIFPLEKPWKSKRPLPITMIGDAAHLMPPFAGQGVNSGLVDALILSDNLADGKFNSIEEAVKNYEQQMFIYGKEAQEESTQNEIEMFKPDFTFQQLLNV; encoded by the coding sequence ATGACAATGCGAATAGATACAGACAAACAAATGAATTTACTTAGTGATAAGAACGTTGCAATAATTGGTGGTGGACCCGTTGGACTGACTATGGCAAAATTATTACAGCAAAACGGCATAGACGTTTCAGTTTACGAAAGAGACAACGACCGAGAGGCAAGAATTTTTGGTGGAACCCTTGACCTACACAAAGGTTCAGGTCAGGAAGCAATGAAAAAAGCGGGATTGTTACAAACTTATTATGACTTAGCCTTACCAATGGGTGTAAATATTGCTGATGAAAAAGGCAATATTTTATCCACAAAAAATGTAAAGCCCGAAAATCGATTTGACAATCCTGAAATAAACAGAAATGACTTAAGGGCTATCTTGTTGAATAGTTTAGAAAACGACACGGTTATTTGGGATAGAAAACTTGTTATGCTTGAACCTGGTAAGAAGAAGTGGACACTAACTTTTGAGAATAAACCGAGTGAAACAGCAGATTTGGTTATTCTTGCCAATGGCGGGATGTCCAAGGTAAGAAAATTTGTTACCGACACGGAAGTTGAAGAAACAGGTACTTTCAATATACAAGCCGATATTCATCAACCAGAGATAAACTGTCCTGGATTTTTTCAGCTATGCAATGGAAACCGGCTAATGGCATCTCACCAAGGTAATTTATTATTTGCTAACCCCAATAATAATGGTGCATTGCATTTTGGAATAAGTTTTAAAACACCTGATGAATGGAAAAACCAAACGCAGGTAGATTTTCAAAACAGAAATAGTGTCGTTGATTTTCTTCTGAAAGAATTTTCCGATTGGGACGAACGCTACAAAGAATTGATTCATACGACGTTGTCATTTGTAGGATTGGCTACACGGATATTTCCTTTAGAAAAGCCTTGGAAAAGCAAGCGCCCATTACCCATAACAATGATTGGGGATGCCGCACATTTGATGCCGCCTTTTGCAGGGCAGGGAGTAAATAGTGGGTTGGTGGATGCCTTGATATTGTCTGATAATCTAGCCGATGGAAAATTTAATAGCATTGAAGAGGCTGTTAAAAATTATGAACAGCAAATGTTTATCTATGGCAAAGAAGCACAAGAAGAATCAACTCAAAACGAAATTGAAATGTTTAAACCCGACTTTACGTTTCAGCAATTGTTAAATGTATAA
- a CDS encoding tyrosine-type recombinase/integrase — protein sequence MQRFERNISILGRSPRTFDNYSRHVAALALHFGTLPTELDPEQVKDYLFELQQRSKTPSQTYFKHTVYGLRFLLKTEGLPYSYLHLPAIPKVKKLPVILSREEIWRMLQAAELLKHKLLIGLIYGCGLRCMEVRNIELQHMDFDRKMLHIVQGKGRKDRYVPLSEHLIRGLKTFIKIENPVQYLFNGNQNRNIEEIDLKTDQSALQKPDFDSRYSQRGVQWVIKTISKKAGITKEVHTHTLRHSYATHLLEDGVPIIMVQKLLGHERIESTMEYLHVCQLSDQQPHSPLDTVFALCRKNGSPK from the coding sequence TTGCAACGCTTTGAAAGAAATATTTCAATCCTGGGCAGGAGCCCCAGAACCTTTGATAATTATTCCCGGCATGTCGCGGCACTCGCGCTGCACTTCGGAACTTTGCCTACGGAACTAGATCCTGAACAGGTGAAAGATTACTTGTTTGAACTCCAGCAACGCTCCAAAACACCTTCCCAAACGTACTTCAAACATACCGTTTACGGACTCCGCTTTCTGCTGAAGACCGAAGGTTTGCCCTACAGCTACCTCCACCTTCCCGCCATTCCAAAAGTCAAGAAACTTCCTGTGATCCTGAGTCGGGAAGAGATCTGGCGTATGCTTCAGGCCGCCGAACTCCTGAAACACAAACTGCTCATCGGGCTCATCTACGGCTGCGGACTGCGCTGCATGGAAGTGCGGAATATTGAACTTCAGCATATGGACTTCGACCGGAAAATGCTGCATATCGTGCAGGGAAAAGGCCGGAAAGACCGTTATGTTCCGCTTTCCGAGCATTTAATCCGTGGCCTGAAAACTTTTATCAAAATTGAAAATCCGGTTCAGTATTTATTCAATGGAAATCAAAACAGAAATATTGAAGAGATTGATTTAAAAACAGATCAAAGCGCTTTACAAAAACCTGATTTTGATTCCCGCTACAGCCAGCGCGGCGTGCAGTGGGTGATTAAAACCATCTCAAAAAAAGCCGGAATCACCAAAGAAGTCCACACCCATACTTTGCGGCACAGCTACGCCACGCATCTGCTGGAAGACGGCGTTCCGATCATTATGGTTCAAAAACTTCTGGGCCATGAAAGAATTGAATCGACCATGGAATATTTGCATGTCTGTCAGCTGTCGGATCAGCAACCGCACAGTCCTTTGGATACCGTTTTCGCTTTATGCCGCAAAAATGGAAGCCCGAAGTAA
- a CDS encoding IS91 family transposase has product MEARSKGRSVADVLRAVSLSTQNFTVHQEKTLRALSYCRTSALGGHIDACDSCGNLSISYNSCRNRHCPQCQGHKKEEWIQKREQDLLPCSYYHLVFTLPEELNSLAIANPTLTYKTLFEAAWATLNQFGKTEGIQLGMIAILHTWGQNLSLHPHLHCIVPSGGINKQGKWKKKVRTDKYLFSVKAMSKVFRAKFVALLRANGMSDQNLTERLFSKNWVVYAKRPFGGPKQVIEYLGRYTHKVAISNHRIKEVTDKEVRFAYKDYRKGGEKKEMTLSNVEFIRRFSLHILPKRFVRIRHYGILSSSWKRGKLQDLQESLKVERSVFVPQTMLRKCRCCKKGKLVVIAIFGQRGPPQDFLFVTQTFSAK; this is encoded by the coding sequence ATGGAAGCCCGAAGTAAGGGCAGAAGTGTAGCCGACGTTCTGCGCGCAGTCAGTTTATCAACTCAGAATTTTACGGTTCATCAGGAAAAAACACTTCGGGCTTTGTCGTATTGCCGGACTTCCGCTTTGGGTGGACATATTGATGCGTGTGATAGTTGCGGAAATCTTTCCATCAGTTACAACTCGTGTAGAAACCGGCATTGTCCGCAATGTCAAGGTCATAAAAAGGAAGAATGGATTCAAAAACGGGAGCAGGATTTATTGCCGTGCAGTTATTACCATCTGGTTTTTACGCTGCCTGAAGAGCTGAACAGTTTGGCCATTGCCAATCCCACACTCACTTACAAAACCCTGTTTGAAGCGGCGTGGGCGACTTTAAACCAGTTTGGCAAAACCGAAGGAATCCAACTGGGAATGATTGCCATTTTACACACCTGGGGGCAGAACCTGAGCCTGCATCCGCATCTGCACTGCATTGTTCCGAGCGGTGGAATCAATAAACAGGGAAAATGGAAAAAGAAAGTAAGGACGGATAAATATCTCTTCTCCGTAAAAGCAATGAGCAAAGTGTTCCGGGCAAAGTTTGTGGCTTTATTGAGAGCTAATGGTATGAGTGACCAAAACTTGACTGAAAGGCTTTTCTCCAAAAACTGGGTTGTGTATGCGAAAAGACCTTTTGGTGGCCCCAAGCAAGTCATCGAATATTTAGGCAGATACACGCACAAAGTGGCCATCAGCAATCACCGGATTAAGGAAGTCACAGATAAAGAAGTTCGTTTTGCCTACAAAGATTACCGCAAAGGCGGCGAGAAAAAAGAAATGACTTTATCGAATGTGGAGTTTATCAGGCGCTTCAGTCTGCATATCCTGCCGAAAAGATTTGTAAGGATCCGCCATTACGGTATTTTAAGCAGCAGCTGGAAGCGTGGAAAACTCCAGGATTTGCAAGAAAGTTTAAAAGTGGAACGGAGCGTTTTTGTTCCCCAGACTATGCTCAGAAAATGCCGCTGTTGCAAAAAAGGAAAGCTAGTGGTCATTGCCATTTTCGGGCAACGTGGTCCGCCACAGGATTTTCTTTTCGTCACCCAAACTTTCTCTGCGAAATAA
- a CDS encoding DMT family transporter, whose protein sequence is MKYLYLALAIVLEVLGSSFMKASDGFSKLLPTTITIIAYIACFFFLSQALKSIPLGIAYAIWGGLGIVLTALISVIIFKQSLDLAAIIGIILIVAGVFVMNFFSKSSTH, encoded by the coding sequence ATGAAATATTTATATTTAGCATTAGCGATTGTTCTTGAAGTTTTAGGTTCAAGTTTTATGAAAGCATCTGACGGATTTTCAAAACTTTTACCCACGACAATAACAATAATAGCATATATTGCTTGCTTTTTCTTCCTTTCTCAAGCATTAAAATCAATACCTTTAGGAATTGCTTATGCGATTTGGGGAGGTTTAGGAATTGTCTTAACTGCATTGATTTCAGTAATTATCTTTAAACAATCTTTGGATTTAGCAGCAATTATTGGAATTATTTTGATTGTTGCAGGTGTTTTTGTTATGAACTTTTTCTCTAAATCTTCAACACACTAA
- a CDS encoding pentapeptide repeat-containing protein encodes MKIETKMDTVTHEAKTFENINYSEKKLSGREFLNCEFKNCNFTKSDLSNNIFEDCSFKSCNFSLTVFRNTGLRTIKFIGCKLMGIDFSVVNSFSFSVAFQDSILDYSSFFQCKMKKTNFTDCSLKQVDFSETDLSMAVFKNCDLTLASFVRTNLEKTDFRTALNYSLDPEQNKVKGAKFSHLGLVGLLYKYNLDIEQ; translated from the coding sequence ATGAAAATAGAAACTAAAATGGACACAGTAACACACGAGGCAAAAACATTTGAAAACATAAACTATTCCGAGAAAAAATTATCGGGCAGAGAGTTTCTAAACTGCGAGTTTAAGAACTGTAACTTTACAAAAAGTGATTTAAGCAATAATATTTTTGAGGACTGCTCTTTTAAAAGTTGCAACTTTTCACTGACAGTATTTCGCAACACAGGGTTAAGAACCATAAAATTTATTGGTTGCAAGCTAATGGGCATTGATTTTAGCGTAGTCAATAGTTTTTCATTTTCCGTAGCTTTTCAGGACAGCATTCTTGACTATTCTTCTTTTTTTCAGTGCAAAATGAAAAAGACAAATTTCACAGACTGTTCCTTAAAACAAGTGGACTTTAGCGAAACGGATTTATCAATGGCTGTTTTCAAAAACTGCGACTTGACATTAGCTTCCTTTGTGCGGACAAACCTTGAAAAAACGGACTTCCGCACAGCATTAAACTATTCGCTTGACCCTGAACAGAACAAAGTGAAAGGAGCTAAATTTTCGCATTTAGGACTTGTGGGATTGTTGTATAAATATAATCTTGACATTGAACAGTAA
- a CDS encoding tyrosine-type recombinase/integrase has product MSLHFGKIPTELDPEQIHDYLFYLQKKSKSPSQSYFKHTVYGLRFLLKSEGLSYDYLSLPEIKREKKLPVVLSKQEVWQMLSGCKLLKHKILIGILYGCGLRCMEVRNLRLCDLDFGRKQLKVVQGKGKKDRYLPLSEHLIRGLKKYIEAEKPEDYLFGEPRGGRAGGDFDSRYSQRGVQWAVKQASKTANILKEVSVHTLRHSFATHLLEDGMDILSIKNLLGHESIDTTLVYLQIAQLSTQKLFSPLDTLFSEFGKK; this is encoded by the coding sequence GTGTCGCTACATTTCGGAAAAATTCCTACAGAATTGGATCCCGAGCAAATTCACGATTACCTTTTTTACCTTCAGAAAAAATCAAAATCACCTTCACAGTCGTATTTTAAACACACCGTTTACGGACTTCGATTTCTGCTTAAATCGGAAGGTTTGAGCTATGATTATTTGAGTCTTCCGGAAATTAAAAGAGAGAAAAAACTGCCTGTAGTGCTTAGTAAACAGGAGGTTTGGCAGATGTTGTCCGGCTGTAAACTTTTAAAACATAAAATTTTGATCGGCATTCTTTACGGCTGCGGATTGCGCTGTATGGAAGTTCGAAATCTCCGTTTGTGCGACTTAGATTTTGGTCGAAAACAACTCAAAGTGGTTCAGGGAAAAGGCAAAAAAGACCGCTATTTACCACTTTCCGAACATCTGATTCGTGGGCTCAAAAAGTATATCGAAGCGGAAAAACCGGAAGATTATCTCTTTGGAGAACCTCGTGGAGGGCGTGCTGGTGGCGATTTCGATTCCCGTTACTCCCAGCGCGGCGTTCAGTGGGCGGTAAAGCAGGCATCAAAAACGGCAAATATCCTGAAAGAAGTGAGTGTCCATACGCTTCGGCACAGTTTTGCGACGCATCTTCTGGAAGATGGGATGGATATTTTGAGCATCAAAAATCTTCTCGGTCACGAAAGTATCGATACCACGCTGGTTTATCTTCAAATTGCCCAGCTTTCAACCCAAAAACTCTTTTCACCGCTCGATACCCTTTTTTCAGAATTTGGGAAAAAATGA
- a CDS encoding IS91 family transposase — MSGLKTSKKQSVQPQSQPQYEVADVLNKLGSKLEDLGLNSWQLRTLSALKKCRTSALGGHIDACDECGNVSISYNSCRNRHCPKCQSKNREQWIENRETELLPVPYFHVVFTLPDVLNKTALHEPKMLYDFLFESAWETLQTFGENRGLKMGMIAVLHTWGQNLSLHPHLHCIVPGGGVDESGAWKNLRSDGKFLFPVKALSKVFRAKFCEKLKDKNFEEYTKIRQNLWEKSWVVYAKKPFGSPKSVVEYLGRYTHKIAISNQRIRKIDAETVTFSYKDYRQKGIKKQMVLSHEEFIRRFVMHILPKRFVKIRHYGFLSSTWKRIKLKNLQQNLGIQPKEKLPPKAFQPKCTCCKDGNLVTIATFDLRGPPSWFLEMSRNLPAPKSAF, encoded by the coding sequence ATGAGCGGTTTAAAAACCTCAAAAAAACAGTCAGTTCAACCTCAATCTCAACCTCAATACGAAGTCGCCGATGTTTTAAACAAATTAGGTTCAAAATTGGAAGATTTAGGACTTAATTCTTGGCAATTACGAACACTTTCAGCGTTGAAAAAATGCCGTACCTCTGCTTTGGGTGGTCATATTGACGCTTGTGATGAATGTGGAAATGTAAGCATCAGTTACAACTCCTGCCGAAACCGTCATTGCCCAAAATGTCAGAGCAAAAACCGAGAGCAATGGATTGAAAATCGGGAAACCGAACTGCTTCCGGTACCTTATTTCCACGTGGTTTTTACGCTTCCTGATGTATTGAACAAAACCGCGCTTCACGAGCCCAAAATGTTGTACGATTTTTTATTTGAATCTGCCTGGGAAACGCTTCAAACGTTTGGTGAAAATCGAGGTTTAAAAATGGGAATGATTGCTGTTTTGCACACTTGGGGGCAGAATCTGAGCCTTCATCCGCATTTGCACTGCATTGTTCCGGGCGGTGGAGTGGATGAAAGCGGAGCTTGGAAAAATCTACGTTCAGACGGCAAATTTTTGTTTCCGGTAAAGGCTTTGAGTAAAGTTTTCAGGGCTAAATTTTGTGAGAAATTAAAAGATAAAAACTTTGAAGAGTATACCAAAATCAGGCAAAATCTGTGGGAAAAGTCTTGGGTTGTTTACGCCAAAAAGCCTTTTGGAAGCCCAAAATCTGTGGTAGAATATTTGGGCAGATACACGCATAAAATCGCCATCAGCAACCAGAGAATCAGGAAAATTGACGCGGAAACGGTAACTTTTTCTTACAAAGATTACCGCCAAAAAGGCATCAAAAAGCAGATGGTTTTGAGCCATGAAGAGTTTATCCGCCGTTTTGTGATGCATATTTTACCGAAAAGATTTGTAAAAATCCGTCATTATGGTTTTTTGAGCAGCACCTGGAAGCGTATCAAACTTAAAAATCTACAACAAAATTTAGGCATCCAGCCCAAAGAAAAGCTTCCGCCAAAAGCTTTTCAGCCGAAATGTACGTGTTGTAAAGATGGAAATCTTGTGACGATTGCCACGTTCGATCTACGAGGTCCGCCAAGTTGGTTTTTGGAGATGAGCCGAAATTTACCTGCTCCTAAATCTGCATTTTAG
- a CDS encoding M23 family metallopeptidase, translated as MKITVQIQIFVFFVLTSTVFGQTKNAQNLLGLKENIPVDKYKFYEICCRNETTLIKRGINPIENELRIYTNGNESNAIAIDSGKIVKILDENNTKIVLLKNGEFIYVYMNLIEVKVQENDKIIKNQKIGKIGTENDKKYLGFEVWNKNEKLNPIEFLKNGK; from the coding sequence ATGAAAATAACAGTACAAATTCAAATTTTTGTTTTTTTTGTTTTAACTTCAACAGTTTTTGGACAAACAAAAAATGCACAAAATCTTTTAGGATTAAAAGAAAATATCCCAGTTGATAAATATAAATTTTATGAAATTTGCTGTAGAAATGAAACAACATTAATTAAACGAGGAATAAATCCTATTGAAAACGAATTGCGAATCTACACTAATGGGAATGAATCTAATGCTATTGCAATTGATTCTGGTAAAATTGTAAAAATACTTGATGAAAATAATACAAAAATAGTTCTACTAAAAAATGGGGAATTTATTTATGTTTATATGAATCTTATTGAAGTAAAAGTTCAAGAAAATGATAAAATCATTAAAAATCAAAAAATTGGAAAAATTGGAACTGAGAATGATAAAAAATATCTTGGATTTGAAGTTTGGAATAAAAATGAAAAATTGAATCCAATCGAATTTTTAAAAAATGGAAAATAA
- a CDS encoding tyrosine-type recombinase/integrase: MDFSDKRFQFSSGTHNGSNVIWVQFEKDRQLISFLREHTKARWSASQKKWYVTDNRHYRKLFGLPEKITGKAVLSKIHLVNLPEFQRFQEHLLLKRYSQNTLRTYSIEFAQLLYILKSYPVQELSPERLRSYFLYCHEKLKLSESEIHSRMNAVKFYFEQVLHRQKMFFDIPRPKKKLLLPKMLSKAEIKKIIAATLNLKHSLVLKVCYGMGLRVSEVVALKLSDIDSAEMLVRIEQGKGKKDRIAVLPQSLLPELREYYLSYRPKVYLFEGKEGEAYSVRSAQAVFRKAMEKAGIRKKVGIHGLRHSFATHLMETGTDIRFIQELLGHNSIKTTQIYTHVTDLSKSRIKSPLDSL; encoded by the coding sequence ATGGATTTTTCAGACAAAAGATTTCAGTTTTCCTCCGGAACTCACAACGGCTCCAACGTTATTTGGGTGCAGTTTGAAAAAGACCGGCAGCTCATTTCCTTTCTGCGCGAACACACAAAAGCACGGTGGTCCGCCTCACAAAAAAAATGGTATGTTACCGATAACAGGCACTACCGCAAACTTTTTGGGCTGCCCGAGAAAATAACCGGCAAGGCAGTACTCTCCAAAATTCACCTTGTCAATTTGCCGGAGTTCCAGCGTTTCCAGGAACATCTCCTGCTGAAGCGGTACAGTCAAAATACCTTACGCACTTACAGCATAGAATTTGCACAGTTGCTCTACATCCTAAAAAGTTATCCCGTGCAGGAGCTTTCTCCCGAACGTTTGCGGTCTTATTTCCTCTACTGCCACGAAAAACTGAAACTCTCGGAAAGCGAAATCCACAGCCGCATGAATGCCGTAAAGTTTTATTTTGAGCAAGTGCTCCACCGCCAAAAAATGTTTTTCGACATTCCGCGCCCAAAGAAAAAGCTGCTGCTTCCCAAAATGCTCAGCAAAGCTGAAATCAAGAAAATAATAGCTGCCACACTAAATCTCAAACATTCACTTGTTCTGAAAGTGTGTTACGGCATGGGGCTCCGTGTGAGTGAAGTGGTAGCGTTAAAACTTTCCGATATCGACAGTGCGGAAATGCTGGTGCGCATCGAACAGGGGAAAGGTAAAAAAGACCGCATCGCCGTACTTCCCCAAAGCTTACTGCCCGAATTGCGGGAATATTACCTGAGCTACCGCCCAAAGGTTTACCTTTTCGAGGGTAAAGAAGGCGAGGCATATTCTGTACGGTCTGCGCAGGCGGTATTTAGGAAGGCGATGGAAAAGGCAGGCATTCGCAAGAAAGTCGGTATTCACGGATTGCGCCACAGTTTTGCCACTCACTTAATGGAAACAGGAACCGATATCCGCTTTATTCAGGAGCTCCTTGGGCATAATTCCATTAAAACCACCCAAATCTACACGCATGTGACAGACCTTTCAAAGTCCAGGATAAAAAGTCCGCTGGATTCTTTATAA
- a CDS encoding GNAT family N-acetyltransferase, translating to MSKKNLVDIIEFSEELSEPIKTLNYEWLEKYFRIEEGDVASLSDPQKHIIDKGGHIYYAKLNGEIVGTASLLKKSETVYELGKLAVSDKAQGHGIGTILIEHCLNIAKQKQITILILYSNTTLQSAIHLFRKYGFEEVELESGVYERANIKMEKHF from the coding sequence ATGAGTAAAAAAAACTTGGTTGATATCATAGAATTTTCAGAAGAGTTATCTGAACCAATTAAGACACTGAATTACGAGTGGCTTGAAAAATATTTTCGTATAGAAGAAGGTGATGTTGCATCACTTTCAGATCCCCAAAAGCATATCATAGACAAAGGCGGCCATATTTATTATGCTAAACTCAATGGTGAAATTGTTGGTACAGCCTCACTGTTAAAGAAAAGTGAAACGGTTTACGAATTAGGTAAATTGGCTGTCAGCGACAAAGCACAGGGACACGGTATTGGGACAATATTGATTGAACATTGCTTAAATATTGCCAAACAAAAACAAATAACGATACTTATTTTATACTCAAACACAACGTTGCAATCGGCTATTCATTTATTTAGAAAATATGGGTTTGAAGAAGTTGAACTTGAAAGTGGAGTTTACGAAAGAGCAAATATCAAAATGGAGAAACACTTTTAA
- a CDS encoding IS1595-like element ISBbi1 family transposase, producing the protein MNIFSFTAHFGSEEDCRLHFKEQRDKEGVVCKRCGGTSHYWLQGKWSYECKGCRFRTSLRSGTIMESSKLPFLVWYKTMFLMSCTKKGFSTNELQKQLGLKRYEPVWAMVHKLRRAMGNRDARYTLEGMIELDEGYFSVASKEIERGKGTRGRGAEGKQNVAVMAESTPLEDIETGKKEKHVRYFKARVLDSHQSEGINGVVRDCMEDDAIVFSDKSTSYVDISDLVELHVTEKSDAKTTKETLKWVHIAISNAKRTLLGNYHKIKRKYLQLYLNEFIYKLNRRYFGDKLFDRIVIANITGA; encoded by the coding sequence ATGAACATATTCAGTTTTACGGCTCATTTCGGTTCGGAGGAAGATTGTCGTTTGCATTTCAAGGAGCAGCGTGATAAGGAAGGGGTTGTCTGCAAGCGATGCGGGGGCACTTCCCATTATTGGTTACAGGGTAAATGGAGTTATGAATGCAAAGGTTGCCGTTTCCGCACCTCGTTGCGCAGCGGTACGATCATGGAGAGCTCCAAGCTGCCGTTTCTGGTGTGGTACAAAACGATGTTCCTGATGAGTTGCACAAAAAAGGGATTCTCCACCAACGAACTCCAGAAGCAATTAGGATTGAAGCGTTACGAACCGGTATGGGCGATGGTACACAAACTCCGCAGGGCGATGGGCAACCGGGATGCAAGGTATACACTGGAAGGGATGATAGAACTGGATGAGGGTTACTTTTCGGTGGCCAGTAAGGAAATCGAGCGAGGCAAGGGTACACGTGGCCGGGGAGCCGAGGGAAAGCAGAACGTTGCGGTGATGGCCGAAAGCACCCCGTTGGAAGATATCGAAACGGGCAAAAAGGAGAAGCATGTGCGTTATTTCAAGGCCAGGGTACTGGATAGCCATCAAAGTGAAGGAATCAACGGCGTGGTCAGGGACTGCATGGAGGATGATGCCATCGTATTTTCGGACAAAAGCACTTCTTACGTTGACATCTCCGATCTGGTGGAATTGCACGTCACCGAGAAATCAGACGCCAAAACCACCAAGGAAACACTCAAATGGGTGCATATCGCAATCAGTAATGCAAAACGGACATTGCTGGGCAACTACCATAAAATCAAAAGGAAATACTTACAGTTGTATCTCAACGAGTTTATTTACAAATTAAACAGACGGTATTTTGGAGACAAACTCTTTGACAGAATAGTAATTGCGAATATAACAGGTGCATAA
- the sul2 gene encoding sulfonamide-resistant dihydropteroate synthase Sul2, whose protein sequence is MNKSLIIFGIVNITSDSFSDGGRYLAPDAAIAQARKLMAEGADVIDLGPASSNPDAAPVSSDTEIARIAPVLDALKADGIPVSLDSYQPATQAYALSRGVAYLNDIRGFPDAAFYPQLAKSSAKLVVMHSVQDGQADRREAPAGDIMDHIAAFFDARIAALTGAGIKRNRLVLDPGMGFFLGAAPETSLSVLARFDELRLRFDLPVLLSVSRKSFLRALTGRGPGDVGAATLAAELAAAAGGADFIRTHEPRPLRDGLAVLAALKETARIR, encoded by the coding sequence ATGAATAAATCGCTCATCATTTTCGGCATCGTCAACATAACCTCGGACAGTTTCTCCGATGGAGGCCGGTATCTGGCGCCAGACGCAGCCATTGCGCAGGCGCGTAAGCTGATGGCCGAGGGGGCAGATGTGATCGACCTCGGTCCGGCATCCAGCAATCCCGACGCCGCGCCTGTTTCGTCCGACACAGAAATCGCGCGTATCGCGCCGGTGCTGGACGCGCTCAAGGCAGATGGCATTCCCGTCTCGCTCGACAGTTATCAACCCGCGACGCAAGCCTATGCCTTGTCGCGTGGTGTGGCCTATCTCAATGATATTCGCGGTTTTCCAGACGCTGCGTTCTATCCGCAATTGGCGAAATCATCTGCCAAACTCGTCGTTATGCATTCGGTGCAAGACGGGCAGGCAGATCGGCGCGAGGCACCCGCTGGCGACATCATGGATCACATTGCGGCGTTCTTTGACGCGCGCATCGCGGCGCTGACGGGTGCCGGTATCAAACGCAACCGCCTTGTCCTTGATCCCGGCATGGGGTTTTTTCTGGGGGCTGCTCCCGAAACCTCGCTCTCGGTGCTGGCGCGGTTCGATGAATTGCGGCTGCGCTTCGATTTGCCGGTGCTTCTGTCTGTTTCGCGCAAATCCTTTCTGCGCGCGCTCACAGGCCGTGGTCCGGGGGATGTCGGGGCCGCGACACTCGCTGCAGAGCTTGCCGCCGCCGCAGGTGGAGCTGACTTCATCCGCACACACGAGCCGCGCCCCTTGCGCGACGGGCTGGCGGTATTGGCGGCGCTGAAAGAAACCGCAAGAATTCGTTAA
- a CDS encoding HlyD family secretion protein, producing MEKEKDILDNLELRSENVQDILTQPPHWMIRWGNTVIFVILLMVLLMSYVIKYPEFIPAPIVVTSKNPPEKLEARTNSKIEKILVKDHQSVNKNQVMMVLQSAADYKDILALKDIVDSMSSSQVLYFPTQQASTFKLGEIQGEYNSFAKALQDEKLFTRLKPYAPENIAANQSLGEYRARIATLQQQRNLEVTKFDLTKKNTCAPKNCSIKV from the coding sequence TTGGAAAAGGAAAAAGACATATTAGACAATCTTGAACTACGTTCAGAAAACGTGCAGGATATTCTCACGCAGCCGCCACATTGGATGATTCGATGGGGAAACACGGTAATTTTCGTCATTCTCCTGATGGTTCTCTTGATGAGTTATGTAATTAAATATCCTGAGTTTATACCTGCCCCCATAGTCGTAACTTCCAAAAATCCACCTGAAAAACTTGAAGCAAGAACAAATTCTAAAATTGAAAAAATTTTAGTGAAAGATCATCAGTCTGTAAATAAAAATCAAGTCATGATGGTGCTTCAGTCAGCTGCTGATTACAAGGATATTCTAGCTCTAAAAGATATAGTTGATTCAATGTCATCATCACAAGTTCTCTACTTCCCTACTCAACAGGCATCAACCTTCAAACTTGGCGAAATACAGGGAGAATACAATAGTTTTGCAAAAGCATTGCAGGATGAAAAACTTTTTACTCGTCTTAAGCCCTATGCTCCTGAAAATATTGCAGCAAACCAAAGTCTTGGGGAATACAGGGCAAGGATTGCTACATTACAACAGCAGCGGAACTTAGAAGTTACAAAATTTGACCTTACCAAAAAAAATACTTGCGCTCCCAAGAATTGTTCAATCAAGGTGTAA